In Egicoccus sp. AB-alg2, the following are encoded in one genomic region:
- a CDS encoding LacI family DNA-binding transcriptional regulator, with protein MTDVARRAGVDVSTVSRALNERTAGQLRAETVQRVMSAADELGYQPNVLARGLRTQRSHAVGMLVPDLTNPLFPPIVRGLEDALADAGYVLIVANTDNDPQRESRGLANLVRRQVDGLVLATSRLPGHDGTADGGAEGAATVGARPVAGNLPVVLVNRHGTDPSLPAVAPDDAGGTELVVDHLVKLGHRHVAHVAGPADTSTGRRRADAFRSAASAAGVFDPQLVEHAAIFGVTEGMHACQRLLARRPGLQAVFAASDLLAVGCLRALNAAGRRVPEDTSLAGFGDLPLIDLLDPPLTTVRIPQYAMGRYAGRLLLGMLEDPEAPRPSGTVTLPPELVVRRSTAPVD; from the coding sequence ATGACGGACGTCGCCCGCCGTGCGGGCGTCGACGTCTCCACGGTGTCGCGCGCACTCAACGAGCGCACCGCCGGGCAGCTGCGCGCGGAGACGGTGCAGCGGGTGATGAGCGCCGCCGACGAGCTCGGCTACCAGCCCAACGTGCTGGCGCGGGGGCTGCGGACCCAGCGCTCGCACGCCGTGGGGATGCTGGTCCCCGACCTGACCAACCCGCTGTTCCCACCCATCGTGCGCGGGCTGGAGGACGCACTGGCCGACGCCGGCTACGTGCTGATCGTGGCCAACACCGACAACGACCCGCAGCGCGAGTCACGTGGCCTGGCCAACCTCGTGCGGCGGCAGGTCGACGGGCTGGTGCTGGCCACCTCGCGGCTACCCGGCCACGACGGCACGGCCGACGGGGGCGCGGAGGGTGCCGCCACGGTCGGCGCCCGGCCCGTCGCCGGCAACCTGCCGGTGGTGCTGGTCAACCGTCACGGCACGGATCCCTCGCTGCCGGCGGTCGCGCCCGACGACGCCGGCGGCACCGAGCTGGTGGTGGACCACCTCGTGAAGCTCGGCCACCGCCACGTCGCGCACGTGGCGGGGCCGGCCGACACCTCGACCGGCCGTCGACGCGCCGACGCGTTTCGGTCCGCGGCCTCGGCCGCGGGCGTGTTCGACCCGCAACTGGTCGAGCACGCGGCGATCTTCGGCGTCACCGAGGGCATGCACGCCTGTCAGCGGCTGCTGGCACGCCGGCCGGGCCTGCAGGCCGTGTTCGCGGCCAGCGACCTGTTGGCGGTCGGCTGCCTGCGCGCGCTGAACGCGGCCGGCCGGCGGGTCCCCGAGGACACCTCGCTGGCGGGCTTCGGCGACCTGCCGCTGATCGACCTGCTCGACCCGCCGCTGACGACGGTGCGCATCCCGCAGTACGCGATGGGCCGGTACGCCGGCCGGCTGCTGCTGGGCATGCTCGAGGACCCCGAGGCGCCGCGCCCGTCGGGCACGGTCACACTGCCGCCGGAACTGGTGGTGCGCCGCTCCACCGCCCCCGTCGACTGA
- a CDS encoding phosphoenolpyruvate carboxykinase — protein sequence MSFELPKAKSVAVNPTQAELREWVLEYMPRVTETEFGNLNYQARILARLTPSTFFVSDEPTGKQVMPRAEAQEWAAKQDAYIADQDMVLIEGYIGPDPAFRTGSRVYMEKANSNVPAMQQQLYFPRDEDWTPEFTVIYTPGLRVPEHHEECLILVDLDNYVTRVFGSDYFGESKMGGLRMWNKLVYDRGGLAMHSGAKTFPPESTPDGTERLALIIGLSGTGKTTTTFRNVKGSLPVQDDFIALMPGGTVYTTENGCFAKSFGLDPDDEPTIHGGATRPDAWLESVAVDPETGKVDFFDDSYTANGRVTFPLANIRHRDPKDLPRAHYLFILNRNENLIPAVAKLKPEQAAYYFMLGETKGTSAGGAHEAGKNLRVPGTNPFWFEEESSMGNRFLELLETCDLEVYLFNTGRVGGGDADERSKKVRIPDSAAVQEAIVDGTIEWEEDPDFGYLVPTSLPGIEDDELLQPRKLYERQDRMDEYRALVERLHTERAEYLAKFTSLDQSIVKAG from the coding sequence GTGTCGTTCGAGTTGCCGAAAGCCAAGTCCGTCGCCGTCAATCCCACGCAGGCCGAGCTCCGAGAATGGGTGCTCGAATACATGCCGCGTGTCACCGAGACCGAGTTCGGCAACCTCAACTACCAGGCACGGATCCTGGCGCGGCTGACGCCGTCGACCTTCTTCGTCTCCGACGAACCCACCGGCAAGCAGGTCATGCCCCGCGCCGAGGCGCAGGAGTGGGCCGCCAAGCAGGACGCCTACATCGCCGACCAGGACATGGTCCTGATCGAGGGCTACATCGGTCCGGACCCGGCGTTCCGCACCGGATCGCGGGTCTACATGGAGAAGGCCAACAGCAACGTCCCGGCCATGCAGCAGCAGCTGTACTTCCCGCGCGACGAGGACTGGACCCCCGAGTTCACCGTCATCTACACGCCGGGGCTGCGCGTGCCCGAGCACCACGAGGAGTGCCTGATCCTCGTGGACCTCGACAACTACGTCACCCGCGTGTTCGGCTCCGACTACTTCGGCGAGTCGAAGATGGGCGGGCTGCGGATGTGGAACAAACTCGTCTACGACCGGGGCGGGCTGGCCATGCACTCGGGCGCGAAGACCTTCCCCCCGGAGTCCACCCCCGATGGCACGGAGCGGCTCGCGCTGATCATCGGGCTGTCGGGCACCGGCAAGACCACCACGACCTTCCGCAACGTCAAGGGCTCGCTGCCGGTCCAGGACGACTTCATCGCCTTGATGCCCGGCGGCACGGTGTACACGACGGAGAACGGCTGCTTCGCGAAGTCGTTCGGGCTGGACCCCGACGACGAGCCGACCATCCACGGCGGTGCCACGCGTCCCGACGCCTGGCTGGAGTCGGTCGCGGTCGACCCGGAGACCGGCAAGGTCGACTTCTTCGACGACAGCTACACCGCCAACGGCCGGGTGACCTTCCCGCTGGCCAACATCCGCCACCGCGATCCGAAGGACCTGCCCCGGGCGCACTACCTGTTCATCCTCAACCGCAACGAGAACCTCATCCCGGCGGTCGCCAAGCTCAAGCCCGAGCAGGCGGCGTACTACTTCATGCTGGGCGAGACCAAGGGCACCTCCGCCGGCGGTGCGCACGAGGCGGGCAAGAACCTGCGGGTGCCAGGCACCAACCCGTTCTGGTTCGAGGAGGAGTCCTCGATGGGCAACCGGTTCCTCGAACTGCTCGAGACCTGCGACCTCGAGGTCTACCTGTTCAACACCGGCCGGGTCGGTGGCGGCGACGCGGACGAGCGCTCGAAGAAGGTGCGCATCCCCGACTCGGCCGCCGTCCAGGAGGCGATCGTCGACGGCACGATCGAGTGGGAGGAGGACCCGGACTTCGGCTACCTCGTGCCCACCTCGTTGCCGGGCATCGAGGACGACGAGTTGCTGCAGCCCCGCAAGCTCTACGAGCGCCAGGACCGCATGGACGAGTACCGCGCGCTGGTGGAGCGGCTGCACACCGAACGGGCCGAGTACCTCGCCAAGTTCACCTCGCTGGACCAGTCGATCGTGAAGGCCGGCTGA
- a CDS encoding ABC transporter ATP-binding protein — protein MAEVASVGEVASLRAVGVRVGGNDLLRDVDLDLERGEHLAVLGPNGSGKTTLLRVLSTYRFPTRGTARVLGATFGAADLRALRPRIGFVSTALDDLLHVRAAALPLVAAAVHGGLWPPPHVLDDAEVAAAARWALARVGAGHLAERRVDTLSQGERQRVRIARALVGDPDLLLLDEPFAGLDLGGRESLLADLDAVLAEPGGPTTVLVTHHLEELPRGVRAALLLREGAVVASGGVDEVLRDAPVSRCFGLPVRVQATDGRFVARAVVAT, from the coding sequence GTGGCTGAGGTGGCGTCCGTCGGTGAGGTCGCGTCGCTGCGCGCCGTCGGGGTGCGCGTCGGCGGCAACGACCTGCTGCGCGACGTGGACCTCGACCTCGAACGGGGCGAGCACCTCGCGGTCCTCGGCCCCAACGGCTCGGGCAAGACCACGCTGCTGCGGGTGCTGTCCACCTACCGGTTCCCGACACGCGGCACCGCGCGGGTGCTGGGCGCCACGTTCGGGGCGGCCGACCTGCGGGCGCTGCGGCCGCGGATCGGCTTCGTCAGCACCGCGCTCGACGACTTGCTGCACGTGCGGGCGGCCGCGCTGCCGCTGGTGGCCGCCGCGGTGCACGGCGGGCTGTGGCCGCCGCCGCACGTCCTCGACGACGCCGAGGTGGCCGCCGCGGCCCGGTGGGCCCTGGCGCGGGTGGGTGCCGGGCACCTCGCCGAGCGGCGGGTCGACACCCTCTCGCAGGGTGAGCGCCAGCGTGTGCGTATCGCCCGGGCGTTGGTCGGCGACCCCGACCTGCTGCTGCTCGACGAGCCGTTCGCGGGGCTCGACCTCGGCGGGCGCGAGTCGCTGCTGGCCGACCTCGATGCCGTCCTGGCCGAGCCCGGCGGGCCCACGACCGTGCTGGTGACCCACCACCTCGAGGAACTACCACGCGGCGTCCGCGCCGCGCTGCTGCTGCGCGAGGGCGCGGTCGTGGCCAGCGGCGGGGTCGACGAGGTGCTGCGCGACGCGCCGGTGTCGCGCTGCTTCGGGCTCCCGGTCCGCGTGCAGGCCACGGACGGCCGCTTCGTCGCGCGCGCGGTGGTCGCCACCTGA
- a CDS encoding bacterioferritin-associated ferredoxin, with the protein MYVCHCNVVSDRTIRAAISAGARDVDEVTDHCDAGDTCGGCIPTIEDLLAEAAAAVREPDLVGLRQAARRRLAGTGPFTPVPAMARPAAI; encoded by the coding sequence GTGTACGTCTGTCACTGCAACGTGGTGAGCGACCGCACGATTCGTGCGGCCATCTCCGCCGGAGCGCGTGACGTCGACGAGGTCACCGACCACTGCGACGCCGGCGACACCTGCGGCGGCTGCATCCCCACCATCGAGGACCTGCTGGCCGAGGCGGCCGCCGCGGTACGCGAACCGGACCTGGTGGGGTTGCGCCAGGCCGCCCGTCGCCGTCTGGCCGGCACCGGGCCGTTCACGCCCGTGCCGGCGATGGCGCGCCCCGCCGCGATCTGA
- the bfr gene encoding bacterioferritin: protein MARGDERVIELLNDILTFELTLINQYWLNYRMLNNWGLYGLGEVFKKYSLEEMEDADKYVDRILFLDGHPNLQRMNTVQVGETAQEMLQLAKAREAEAVDKLNAGIALCLEVGDNGTRELLAEALREEEEHLDFYETQLDAIELVGLQNWLAQFTLGNDES from the coding sequence ATGGCACGTGGCGACGAGCGCGTCATCGAGCTGCTCAACGACATCCTCACGTTCGAGCTCACGCTCATCAACCAGTACTGGTTGAACTACCGCATGTTGAACAACTGGGGCCTGTACGGGCTCGGCGAGGTCTTCAAGAAGTACTCGCTGGAGGAGATGGAGGACGCGGACAAGTACGTCGACCGCATCCTCTTCCTCGACGGCCACCCCAACCTGCAACGCATGAACACCGTGCAGGTGGGCGAGACCGCGCAGGAGATGCTGCAGCTGGCCAAGGCCCGGGAGGCCGAGGCGGTCGACAAGCTCAACGCCGGCATCGCGCTGTGCCTCGAGGTCGGCGACAACGGCACCCGCGAGCTGCTGGCCGAGGCCCTGCGTGAGGAAGAGGAGCACCTCGACTTCTACGAGACGCAACTGGACGCCATCGAGCTGGTCGGGCTGCAGAACTGGCTCGCGCAGTTCACGCTCGGCAACGACGAGTCCTGA
- a CDS encoding acetyl-CoA C-acetyltransferase has protein sequence MPEAVIVATARTPIGRAFKGSMTELRPDDLTATIVEAAMAQVPQLSPDDVVDLHLGCGLPGGEQGFNMARVVTTLLGWEVPGTTVTRYCSSSLQTTRMAFHAIKAGEGDVFVSAGVEMVSRFVKGSSDSLPDTQNPRFAEAQARTQKTAEEGADGWQAPDGLSDIYIPMGQTAENVALLEGVSRDEQDDYAYESQMRYAKADAEGFWEREITPIELPDGQTMVKDDSPRPTTEREKLSELQPVFRPDGTVTAGNACPLNDGAAAVVIMSDTRAAELGIQPLARIVSTGVSALDPEIMGLGPVGAIRQALGHAGMTIDDIDIVEINEAFAAQVIPSARQLGIDFDKLNPHGGSIACGHPFGMTGARITGTLLNGLRHRDATFGIESMCVGGGQGMAMVVERLS, from the coding sequence ATGCCCGAGGCCGTGATCGTCGCCACCGCCCGAACCCCGATCGGCCGGGCCTTCAAGGGCTCGATGACCGAGCTGCGACCCGACGACCTGACCGCGACGATCGTCGAGGCCGCCATGGCCCAGGTCCCGCAGCTGTCGCCGGACGACGTCGTGGACCTGCACCTCGGCTGCGGGCTGCCGGGCGGCGAGCAGGGCTTCAACATGGCGCGGGTCGTCACCACCCTGCTCGGCTGGGAGGTCCCCGGTACGACGGTGACCCGCTACTGCTCGTCGTCGCTGCAGACCACCCGGATGGCCTTCCACGCGATCAAGGCCGGTGAGGGCGACGTGTTCGTCTCCGCCGGCGTGGAGATGGTCTCCCGGTTCGTCAAGGGCAGCTCCGACTCGCTGCCCGACACGCAGAACCCGCGCTTCGCCGAGGCGCAGGCCCGCACCCAGAAGACGGCCGAGGAGGGCGCCGACGGCTGGCAGGCCCCTGACGGGCTGTCGGACATCTACATCCCGATGGGGCAGACGGCGGAGAACGTCGCGCTGCTCGAGGGCGTCTCCCGCGACGAGCAGGACGACTACGCCTACGAGTCGCAGATGCGCTACGCGAAGGCCGATGCGGAAGGCTTCTGGGAGCGCGAGATCACGCCCATCGAGCTGCCCGACGGGCAGACGATGGTCAAGGACGACTCGCCGCGGCCGACCACCGAGCGCGAGAAGCTGTCCGAGCTGCAGCCGGTGTTCCGCCCCGACGGCACGGTGACGGCCGGCAACGCGTGTCCGCTGAACGACGGTGCCGCGGCCGTCGTGATCATGAGCGACACCAGGGCCGCGGAGCTGGGCATCCAGCCGCTGGCCCGCATCGTCTCCACCGGCGTGTCGGCCCTGGACCCGGAGATCATGGGGCTCGGCCCGGTCGGCGCGATCCGGCAGGCCCTCGGCCACGCCGGCATGACGATCGACGACATCGACATCGTGGAGATCAACGAGGCCTTCGCCGCCCAGGTGATCCCCTCCGCACGACAGCTCGGCATCGACTTCGACAAGCTCAACCCGCACGGCGGCTCGATCGCCTGCGGCCACCCGTTCGGCATGACGGGCGCGCGCATCACCGGCACGCTGCTGAACGGGCTGCGCCACCGCGACGCCACCTTCGGGATCGAGTCGATGTGCGTCGGCGGCGGTCAGGGGATGGCCATGGTGGTCGAGCGGCTGTCCTGA
- a CDS encoding DUF6027 family protein produces MADERRTGAEASDDRTDGGEVAADGPAAPTVRLERWDGPAGDDAFAGLRADVAAYGHLDPLVTVRGLSEVSGLPVGALVRYVLARWAAGGNEAVLELGVSGVDHLARLVARAEQAGDDRARLSAYHGMREVVAWLRAGVEAAADEGAADEDASPT; encoded by the coding sequence GTGGCCGACGAACGTCGCACGGGCGCCGAGGCAAGCGACGACCGCACCGACGGCGGCGAGGTGGCCGCCGACGGCCCGGCGGCGCCCACCGTCCGGCTCGAGCGCTGGGACGGGCCGGCGGGCGACGACGCGTTCGCCGGCCTGCGCGCCGACGTCGCGGCCTACGGCCACCTCGACCCGTTGGTGACCGTGCGCGGGTTGAGCGAGGTCAGCGGCCTACCGGTCGGAGCGCTCGTCCGTTACGTGCTCGCCCGTTGGGCCGCCGGCGGCAACGAGGCGGTCCTGGAGCTGGGCGTGTCCGGGGTGGACCACCTGGCCCGCCTGGTCGCACGAGCCGAACAGGCTGGCGACGACCGGGCGCGCCTGAGCGCCTACCACGGCATGCGCGAGGTGGTCGCGTGGCTGCGCGCGGGCGTCGAGGCCGCCGCGGACGAGGGCGCCGCGGACGAGGACGCGTCCCCGACCTAG
- a CDS encoding DNA-binding response regulator, whose translation MPTRGTPLGDTGATVDVPDSPGAMSELGELLSTEAVVGAPATTVLVCDARPVVRAGLRAILAEQDLVGECGLDNAVESVQELRPAILVAGLRDDDPETFRIVATAKALHDTLRVLVVADGATVIDLREAVIAGVDSFLLTSAPAEELRDAVMRTAKGERIISPSIAMQLAGTWRHEPRESGASALTPRELEVLQLLAEGLTNQQVGSRLGLSARTVKTHVQNLLVKLDVPDRTGAVARAFRLGLIR comes from the coding sequence GTGCCCACCCGTGGTACCCCTCTCGGCGATACCGGCGCGACCGTCGACGTGCCCGACAGCCCTGGTGCGATGTCCGAGCTCGGTGAGCTGTTGAGCACCGAGGCCGTGGTCGGTGCGCCGGCCACGACGGTGCTCGTGTGCGACGCCCGGCCCGTGGTGCGCGCCGGCCTGCGCGCGATCCTCGCGGAACAGGATCTCGTCGGCGAGTGCGGCCTCGACAACGCCGTCGAATCGGTGCAGGAGCTACGCCCGGCCATCCTCGTGGCCGGCCTGCGCGACGACGACCCGGAGACGTTCCGGATCGTGGCGACGGCGAAGGCCCTGCACGACACGCTGCGGGTCCTCGTCGTGGCCGACGGCGCCACGGTCATCGACCTGCGGGAAGCTGTCATCGCCGGGGTGGACAGCTTCCTGCTGACCAGCGCGCCGGCCGAGGAGCTGCGCGACGCGGTGATGCGCACCGCCAAGGGCGAACGCATCATCTCGCCCTCGATCGCGATGCAGCTGGCCGGGACCTGGCGGCACGAGCCGCGCGAGTCGGGTGCCTCGGCGCTGACGCCCCGCGAGCTCGAGGTGCTGCAGTTGCTGGCGGAGGGGCTGACCAACCAGCAGGTCGGGTCGCGGCTCGGACTGTCGGCCCGCACGGTGAAGACCCACGTGCAGAACCTGCTGGTGAAGCTGGACGTGCCTGACCGCACCGGTGCGGTCGCCCGCGCGTTCCGGCTCGGCCTGATCCGCTAG
- the greA gene encoding transcription elongation factor GreA, whose protein sequence is MFAVDVLRGVSTVAETWLSQEAYDRLQAELETLKTEGREQISAEIEVARAHGDLRENAEYHAAKDEQGKMEARIRQLEALLRDARIGQPQDTDEVRPGLVVVLDVEGDEETYLVGSREDQHEDLDILSADSPMGTAVIGARAGDKVHFDTPTGMTLEVTVKDIRTA, encoded by the coding sequence ATGTTTGCCGTCGATGTGTTACGAGGTGTTTCCACCGTGGCCGAGACCTGGTTGAGCCAGGAGGCGTACGACCGTCTCCAGGCCGAGCTCGAGACGCTGAAGACCGAGGGTCGTGAGCAGATCTCCGCGGAGATCGAGGTGGCGCGCGCCCATGGTGACCTGCGCGAGAACGCCGAGTACCACGCCGCCAAGGACGAGCAGGGCAAGATGGAGGCCCGCATCCGGCAGCTCGAGGCGCTGCTGCGGGATGCGCGCATCGGCCAGCCGCAGGACACCGACGAGGTCCGGCCGGGCCTGGTCGTGGTGCTCGACGTCGAGGGCGACGAGGAGACCTACCTCGTCGGCTCCCGCGAGGACCAGCACGAGGACCTGGACATCCTCTCGGCCGACTCGCCGATGGGGACCGCGGTGATCGGCGCGCGCGCAGGCGACAAGGTCCACTTCGACACGCCGACCGGGATGACGCTCGAGGTCACGGTCAAGGACATCCGCACCGCCTGA
- a CDS encoding isoprenyl transferase has protein sequence MGLADVAYRVYERRLAEELSGGPLPRHVGVILDGNRRFARERGLDDPSAGHALGAARIDPFLGWCLEMGVPYVTLWLLSTDNLGRDDQEVARLLSIIEETVRRLADDGRGLRLTAVGALDLLPDDTRRALAEVERATAANDRLRVQIAVGYGGRQEITDALRKLLQARAGEGCSLEDLARTLRPEDIGDHLYTTGLPDPDLIIRTSGEVRLSGFLLWQSAHSEYYFCDAYWPDFRRIDFLRALRDYQRRSRRYGR, from the coding sequence ATGGGTCTCGCCGACGTCGCCTACCGGGTCTACGAGCGTCGGCTCGCCGAGGAGTTGTCCGGCGGGCCGCTGCCTCGCCATGTCGGCGTGATCCTGGACGGCAACCGGCGGTTCGCCCGCGAACGCGGCCTGGACGACCCCAGCGCCGGTCACGCGCTGGGCGCCGCCAGGATCGACCCGTTCCTCGGCTGGTGTCTGGAGATGGGCGTCCCCTATGTGACGCTGTGGCTGCTGTCCACCGACAACCTCGGCCGCGACGACCAGGAGGTCGCGCGGCTGCTGTCGATCATCGAGGAGACGGTGCGGCGGCTGGCCGACGACGGTCGCGGGCTGCGGCTGACCGCCGTGGGCGCCCTCGACCTGTTGCCGGACGACACCCGTCGGGCGCTCGCCGAGGTCGAGCGCGCCACCGCTGCCAACGACCGGCTCCGGGTCCAGATCGCCGTCGGCTACGGGGGCCGGCAGGAGATCACCGACGCGCTGCGCAAACTGCTGCAGGCCCGGGCCGGCGAGGGCTGCTCGCTGGAGGACCTCGCCCGCACGCTGCGCCCGGAGGACATCGGCGACCACCTCTACACCACCGGCCTGCCCGATCCCGACCTCATCATCCGGACCTCCGGCGAGGTGCGCCTGTCGGGCTTCCTGCTGTGGCAGTCGGCCCACAGCGAGTACTACTTCTGCGACGCGTACTGGCCCGACTTCCGTCGCATCGACTTCCTCCGCGCCCTGCGCGACTACCAGCGTCGATCCCGCCGCTACGGCCGCTGA
- a CDS encoding APC family permease, producing MTRPSESLARRLTLGDAVVVGLGAMIGAGVFAAPGPAAAAAGSWLLVGLALAALVAYANATSSAQLAALYPEAGGTYVYARERLGEYWGFLAGWSFVVGKTASLSAMALTFGAYVAPSLARPIAIGAVVAMATVNYLGVEKTARLSRAIVAIVLAALAVTAAAALLGGNASLDHLDATLPAGPFGVLQAGGLLFFAFAGYARLATLGEEVRDPTETIPRAIPLALGIVVVVYTVVLGTALLAAGPELLAASPAPLVAAVEAGGLAGLAPVVQVGAAVAAAGVLLSLLAGVSRTTLSMARRRELPGFLDAVHPTRRTPHRAEITAAVVVSAIVLVADLRGAIGFSSFAVLTYYALANASAVTLTHTERRWPRWLAALGVGLCVLLAVTLPQVAVVGGLVLLGVGSLVWLATRTSRQRP from the coding sequence ATGACCCGCCCGTCGGAGTCGCTGGCACGGCGCCTGACCCTGGGCGACGCCGTCGTCGTCGGACTCGGCGCCATGATCGGCGCCGGCGTGTTCGCGGCCCCGGGTCCGGCCGCCGCGGCGGCCGGGTCATGGCTGCTGGTGGGCCTGGCCCTAGCGGCGCTGGTGGCCTACGCCAACGCCACCTCGTCGGCCCAGCTCGCCGCGCTGTACCCGGAAGCCGGCGGCACCTACGTCTACGCCCGCGAGCGACTCGGCGAGTACTGGGGGTTCCTGGCCGGCTGGAGCTTCGTCGTCGGCAAGACCGCCAGCCTGTCCGCGATGGCCCTGACGTTCGGCGCCTACGTCGCCCCGTCGCTCGCCCGGCCGATCGCGATCGGCGCGGTGGTGGCGATGGCCACCGTCAACTACCTCGGCGTGGAGAAGACCGCGCGGCTCAGCCGCGCCATCGTCGCGATCGTGCTCGCCGCGCTGGCCGTGACCGCGGCCGCGGCCCTGCTCGGGGGCAACGCGTCGCTGGACCACCTCGACGCGACGCTGCCGGCCGGTCCGTTCGGGGTCCTGCAGGCGGGCGGGCTGCTGTTCTTCGCGTTCGCCGGCTACGCGCGGCTGGCGACGCTGGGCGAGGAGGTGCGTGACCCCACCGAGACGATCCCGCGCGCCATCCCGCTCGCGCTGGGCATCGTGGTCGTGGTGTACACGGTCGTGCTCGGCACCGCACTGCTCGCCGCCGGGCCCGAGTTGCTGGCGGCGTCACCGGCCCCGTTGGTCGCGGCCGTCGAGGCCGGCGGTCTGGCCGGGTTGGCCCCCGTCGTGCAGGTCGGCGCCGCGGTCGCCGCCGCCGGTGTGCTGCTCTCGCTGCTCGCCGGCGTGAGCCGCACGACGCTGTCGATGGCGCGCCGCCGCGAGCTGCCCGGGTTCCTCGACGCCGTCCACCCGACGCGTCGCACGCCGCACCGGGCGGAGATCACCGCGGCGGTGGTCGTGTCGGCGATCGTGCTGGTCGCCGACCTGCGCGGCGCCATCGGGTTCAGCTCGTTCGCGGTGCTGACCTACTACGCCCTGGCGAACGCGTCGGCCGTCACGCTGACGCACACGGAGCGGCGCTGGCCCCGGTGGCTGGCCGCGTTGGGCGTCGGGCTGTGCGTGCTGCTGGCCGTCACGCTGCCGCAGGTGGCGGTCGTGGGCGGGCTGGTGCTGCTGGGCGTCGGCTCGCTGGTGTGGCTCGCCACCCGCACCTCGCGTCAGCGGCCGTAG
- a CDS encoding arsenate reductase ArsC: MTDRPTVLFLCVHNAGRSQMAAGWLRTLAGDRVQVLSAGSAPVDEVNPAAVAAMREVGIDIADQQPRRWTDEELSSTDVVVTMGCGDECPYVPGTRYLDWELTDPAGKGVDDVRPIRDEIERRVRGLLADLAVEPTA; encoded by the coding sequence ATGACCGACCGCCCCACCGTGCTCTTCCTCTGCGTCCACAACGCCGGCCGCTCGCAGATGGCGGCCGGGTGGCTGCGCACCCTCGCCGGCGACCGGGTGCAGGTGCTGTCGGCCGGCTCGGCACCGGTCGACGAGGTCAACCCGGCTGCGGTCGCCGCGATGCGCGAGGTCGGCATCGACATCGCGGACCAGCAGCCGCGCCGGTGGACCGACGAGGAGCTGTCGTCCACGGACGTGGTGGTGACCATGGGCTGCGGCGACGAGTGCCCCTACGTGCCGGGCACGCGCTACCTCGACTGGGAGCTCACCGACCCGGCCGGCAAGGGCGTCGACGACGTGCGCCCGATCCGCGACGAGATCGAGCGTCGCGTGCGTGGCCTGCTGGCCGACCTGGCCGTCGAGCCGACGGCATGA